GGCATCGGTAAAGGCCAGCCACCGCGCCCCTGCTTCGAGCAATTGCAGCGCGCCGGCATGGCGCGCCCGCCCGACATTGCCATCATTCATTTCGAGGGTCATGACCCCTTCATGAGCGGCGACCACTCGAGCCGAGGCGTCGCTGCAGGCGTCGAGCACGACCATGATGCGTACTGCTTCGCCCAGCAGGGCCGGATGCATGGCCGCTCTGATCAGGGCAAGCAGGCAGTCATCCAGCAGCGCCTGCTCGTTGTGAGCCGGTACCACGATACCGATCATGCCAGCCCCTCGCGCCGGGCAGGGGAGCGTTTATCGCGTGACCAAAGGCTCATGATCAGATCCGGCTCCCGGTGTTCTGCCAGTCGGGTCAGGCCAAGCCTGTCATCGAGCAGGGCATGCACGCCATCACCATCGAGCGCGCCTCCAGCGATGGGATGGCGCCAGTGACAGGCCAGCAATTCGCCATCGGCGGTCAGGGATTTTCGCATGCAGCCGATCAGTTCGATCAGCGCCGGATAGTCAAGGTAGTAACCCAGCTCGCTGAAGACGATCAGATCGAACTGTGCCGCTGGCCACTCCTGTGGTAGCGCCTGTTGCTCCAGCGTGACATTGGGCAGATCGCG
This DNA window, taken from Kushneria phosphatilytica, encodes the following:
- a CDS encoding SAM-dependent methyltransferase, whose protein sequence is MTFHIETFEHLHAEQDDPWGYERYWYEQRKRQLTLAMLTRPRYTHAFEPGCSIGVLTRALAERCDRLLCSDASEAALAAAHQRLRDLPNVTLEQQALPQEWPAAQFDLIVFSELGYYLDYPALIELIGCMRKSLTADGELLACHWRHPIAGGALDGDGVHALLDDRLGLTRLAEHREPDLIMSLWSRDKRSPARREGLA